The following proteins are co-located in the Flavobacterium sp. CECT 9288 genome:
- the pyrH gene encoding UMP kinase gives MKYKRILLKLSGEALMGDLQYGIDPKRLAEYADEIKQIHNKGVEIAIVIGGGNIFRGVAGASAGMDRVQGDYMGMLATVINGMALQGALEEKGMKTRLQTALKMESIAEPYIKRRADRHLEKGRIVIFGAGTGNPYFTTDTAAVLRGIEINADVILKGTRVDGVYDCDPEKNASAIKFDFISFEDVLKKGLNVMDTTAFTLSQENKLPIVVFDMNKVGNLLKICEGDNIGTVVNI, from the coding sequence ATGAAATACAAAAGAATTCTACTGAAATTAAGTGGGGAAGCTTTAATGGGCGACTTACAATACGGAATTGACCCAAAAAGACTTGCTGAATATGCTGACGAAATCAAGCAAATTCATAACAAAGGAGTAGAAATTGCCATTGTAATAGGTGGTGGAAACATTTTTAGAGGAGTAGCTGGTGCCAGTGCAGGAATGGACAGAGTACAAGGAGATTACATGGGAATGCTTGCAACGGTAATAAACGGAATGGCCTTACAAGGCGCTCTTGAAGAAAAAGGAATGAAAACCCGTTTGCAAACAGCCTTAAAAATGGAATCTATTGCAGAGCCTTACATTAAGAGAAGAGCCGACAGACACCTTGAAAAAGGAAGAATTGTAATTTTTGGAGCTGGAACAGGAAACCCGTATTTCACAACAGATACTGCAGCTGTTCTAAGAGGAATTGAAATCAATGCTGATGTCATCCTAAAAGGAACTCGTGTTGATGGTGTTTATGATTGTGATCCAGAAAAAAATGCTTCGGCAATAAAATTTGATTTTATTTCTTTTGAAGATGTGTTGAAAAAAGGATTGAATGTAATGGACACAACGGCTTTTACACTAAGTCAAGAAAATAAATTGCCTATTGTAGTTTTTGACATGAACAAAGTAGGGAACTTGCTCAAAATTTGCGAAGGAGACAATATAGGAACCGTAGTTAATATATAA
- a CDS encoding leucine--tRNA ligase produces MKYNPNEIDAKWQKYWQENQTFKAENNADKPKYYVLDMFPYPSGAGLHVGHPLGYIASDVFARYKRHQGFNVLHPMGYDSFGLPAEQYAIQTGQRPEDTTRVNIDGGVDKEGNQIAGYRKQLDKIGFSFDWSREVRTSNPDYYKHTQWIFIQLFNSWYNKNSDKAEDISTLIALFEKEGNTTVNAVCDENIDLFSAEEWSAFAKDTQEKILLQYRLTYLAETEVNWCPGLGTVLANDEIVNGVSERGGFTVVRKKMTQWSMRISAYAERLLQGLNDIDWSESIKESQRNWIGKSVGAMVKFKVESQKSKVESEKQISDLELGTKDSFIEVFTTRPDTIFGVTFMTLAPEHPLVQEITTAEQKAEVEAYIEKTSKRSERERMADVKTISGVFTGAFAEHPFTKEPIPVWIGDYVLAGYGTGAVMAVPCGDERDYAFANFFKGQNGMPAIKNIFDQDISEAAYGAKEGFQLVDSDFLNGLDYKKGTQKVIAELEKINQGKGKINYRLRDAVFSRQRYWGEPFPVYYVNGLPQMIDAQHLPIILPEVEKYLPTEDGLPPLGNAAVWAWDSVNNKVVETSLVDDATIFPLELNTMPGWAGSSYYWMRYMDAHNETEFASQEALAYWESVDLYIGGSEHATGHLLYSRFWNKFLKDKGFAPTEEPFKKLINQGMILGTSAFVYRVVPSIFNYMGHRTSLPQRLREKTYLISFEIFKNFDVIDEGVVPSVKNKDLHKIIENFVRENISDDELDVIKRLFNLDSIDRNLIEIDELLPYSKINVDIALVDPKTDVLDLQRFFSDYRYFHFVNSDVIYENNKYIVGREVEKMSKSKYNVVTPDAICSEYGADTLRLYEMFLGPLEQAKPWNSAGISGVFGFLKKLWRLYFDENGMIVTNEAPTKDNLKSLHKTIKKVAEDIEGFSFNTSVSQFMICVNELSTQNCHSRAILEPLAIVISPYAPHIAEELWSLLGHEGSIAAVPFPVFDPKHLVESEKEYPVSFNGKMRFTLVLPLDLTAAQIEEIIMKDERTIKQLDGKTPNKVIIVPGKIINLVG; encoded by the coding sequence ATGAAATACAATCCCAACGAAATTGATGCCAAATGGCAAAAATACTGGCAAGAAAACCAAACATTCAAAGCCGAAAACAACGCTGATAAGCCTAAATATTACGTTCTTGACATGTTTCCTTATCCATCTGGAGCGGGCTTACACGTAGGGCATCCGCTAGGGTATATTGCCTCTGATGTGTTTGCTAGATATAAAAGACACCAAGGTTTTAATGTATTGCATCCTATGGGTTACGACAGTTTTGGGTTGCCTGCTGAGCAATACGCTATTCAAACGGGTCAGCGTCCAGAAGATACTACTCGTGTGAACATTGACGGTGGTGTGGATAAAGAAGGAAACCAAATTGCGGGTTACAGAAAGCAATTAGACAAAATAGGATTCTCTTTTGATTGGAGTCGCGAAGTGCGTACTTCAAATCCTGATTATTACAAGCATACACAATGGATTTTCATTCAATTGTTCAACTCTTGGTACAATAAAAACAGCGATAAAGCGGAGGATATTTCAACCCTAATTGCCTTGTTTGAAAAAGAAGGAAATACAACTGTCAATGCAGTTTGCGATGAAAATATAGATCTTTTTTCAGCCGAAGAATGGAGCGCTTTCGCAAAAGATACTCAGGAGAAAATCCTTTTGCAATACCGATTGACGTATTTAGCGGAGACAGAAGTTAACTGGTGTCCGGGATTAGGAACGGTTTTGGCCAACGATGAAATTGTAAACGGAGTTTCGGAACGTGGTGGATTTACAGTAGTTCGCAAGAAAATGACCCAGTGGAGCATGCGTATTTCAGCTTATGCAGAACGTTTGTTGCAAGGTCTAAATGATATCGACTGGAGCGAAAGTATTAAAGAAAGTCAAAGAAACTGGATTGGGAAATCAGTTGGAGCAATGGTTAAATTTAAAGTCGAAAGTCAAAAGTCGAAAGTCGAAAGTGAAAAGCAAATTTCAGACTTAGAACTAGGGACTAAGGACTCTTTCATTGAAGTATTCACAACAAGACCCGATACTATCTTCGGGGTGACTTTTATGACTTTGGCACCAGAGCATCCTTTGGTTCAGGAGATTACTACTGCCGAACAAAAAGCAGAAGTAGAGGCCTATATCGAAAAAACCTCAAAACGTTCTGAGCGTGAGCGTATGGCTGATGTGAAAACCATTTCAGGAGTGTTTACAGGAGCTTTTGCAGAACATCCGTTTACAAAAGAACCAATTCCAGTTTGGATTGGTGATTACGTTTTGGCGGGATACGGAACAGGTGCAGTTATGGCGGTTCCTTGTGGCGATGAGAGAGATTATGCTTTTGCGAATTTCTTCAAAGGGCAAAACGGAATGCCGGCTATTAAAAACATCTTTGATCAAGACATTTCTGAGGCAGCTTATGGCGCCAAAGAAGGGTTTCAATTAGTCGATTCTGATTTTTTAAATGGATTAGATTATAAAAAAGGAACTCAAAAAGTAATTGCCGAATTAGAAAAAATAAACCAAGGAAAAGGGAAAATCAATTACCGTTTGCGTGATGCAGTTTTCTCTCGCCAGCGTTATTGGGGTGAGCCTTTCCCAGTTTATTATGTAAATGGCTTGCCGCAAATGATTGATGCGCAACATTTGCCTATCATTTTACCCGAAGTTGAGAAATATTTACCCACCGAAGACGGCTTGCCGCCTTTAGGAAACGCTGCAGTTTGGGCTTGGGACAGTGTGAACAACAAAGTGGTCGAAACGAGTTTGGTTGATGATGCAACTATTTTTCCTCTTGAATTGAACACCATGCCAGGTTGGGCAGGAAGTTCATACTATTGGATGCGTTATATGGATGCGCACAACGAAACCGAATTTGCAAGCCAAGAAGCTCTAGCCTATTGGGAAAGCGTAGATTTATACATAGGCGGAAGCGAACACGCAACCGGTCACTTGTTGTACTCTCGTTTTTGGAACAAATTCCTAAAAGACAAAGGTTTCGCACCTACCGAAGAACCGTTCAAAAAATTGATCAATCAAGGAATGATTTTGGGAACGAGTGCGTTTGTTTATAGAGTTGTGCCAAGTATTTTTAATTACATGGGACACAGGACTTCTTTGCCTCAGAGATTAAGAGAAAAAACGTATCTGATAAGTTTTGAAATATTTAAAAACTTTGATGTGATTGATGAAGGAGTTGTTCCTAGTGTAAAAAATAAAGATTTACATAAAATAATCGAGAATTTTGTTCGTGAAAATATATCTGATGATGAGCTTGATGTGATTAAAAGGTTATTTAACCTTGATTCTATTGATCGAAACTTAATTGAAATTGATGAGCTTTTACCGTATAGTAAAATTAATGTTGATATTGCTTTGGTAGACCCTAAAACTGATGTTTTGGATTTGCAAAGATTTTTTTCAGATTATAGATATTTTCATTTTGTAAATTCAGATGTTATTTATGAAAACAACAAATATATCGTTGGCCGCGAGGTTGAAAAAATGTCGAAATCTAAATACAATGTGGTGACTCCAGATGCTATTTGCTCAGAATACGGTGCGGATACCTTGCGATTGTATGAAATGTTTTTAGGGCCACTAGAGCAAGCGAAGCCTTGGAATAGTGCAGGTATTTCGGGAGTTTTTGGTTTCTTGAAAAAACTATGGCGTTTGTATTTCGATGAAAATGGTATGATTGTGACCAATGAAGCACCAACGAAAGACAACTTAAAATCATTGCATAAAACCATCAAGAAAGTAGCTGAGGATATTGAAGGATTCTCTTTTAACACTTCGGTATCGCAATTTATGATTTGTGTAAACGAATTGTCTACTCAAAACTGTCATTCTCGTGCCATCTTAGAACCATTAGCAATTGTGATTTCGCCTTACGCGCCGCACATTGCAGAAGAATTATGGTCGTTACTAGGTCATGAAGGTTCGATAGCAGCAGTTCCTTTCCCAGTTTTTGATCCAAAACATTTGGTTGAAAGTGAGAAAGAATACCCAGTTTCTTTCAACGGAAAAATGCGTTTTACCTTAGTTTTACCTTTGGATTTAACCGCAGCGCAAATCGAGGAAATCATAATGAAAGACGAAAGAACCATCAAGCAATTAGATGGTAAAACACCAAACAAGGTGATAATTGTTCCAGGTAAAATAATTAACTTGGTAGGATAG
- a CDS encoding T6SS effector amidase Tae4 family protein — translation MISHYAFLRVLLISLILCSSCSKDNYDNYDTIKGANNVIYEIPIAELNTDNVFKAIFSKKFNNRSFENFLVNKNDYKLKSTNEFFIPEKNAVVSKTDSLISYTMLIKRNSEKVNYFENLVIQINSKNQYSANIIRYYPKSFEINKDHNSFSLIADKQLVPLNQEAGKKIKNSMRSDNQTCISVSYSVCNQGGKDHIAGENCTKIYRDVSNTVCFETETGGGDYGGIWGWNYSNGITFPGSGDGLEHGDNPFTITTAPIDPRLDIGIEGSIIYDESYDAFFSQIFYNNLGELKTWADQNRDLYNIILNNVINDQWSAKSLKFANFAIKFLNDNSEVTWEQFENWFMGTPEGQDGEYDAAFWENPNLTFQQQSLPSYNNYVNNMARFADGTLMKGADNIYTLVGGKVLEARLKDKDGTENTCALKVSIALVRSDIVIPNLPGITLEGSDEFSGKFFFLNAKELNAWMRKTFGTNTGIGNTPINDKHLSYNAADGGQNGEDFPNKLKNIRGIYSMITTEDYDKKGASGHADLLFTNIAGFGTCVFDCFFNLPIQRIDLWILN, via the coding sequence TTGATCAGCCACTATGCCTTTTTGAGGGTACTGTTGATAAGCCTGATTTTATGTAGTAGTTGCAGCAAGGATAATTATGATAATTATGACACAATAAAAGGAGCTAATAACGTTATTTATGAAATTCCAATTGCAGAATTAAATACTGACAACGTTTTCAAAGCTATTTTTTCTAAAAAATTCAATAACAGGTCATTCGAAAATTTCCTTGTTAATAAAAATGATTACAAACTTAAATCCACTAATGAGTTTTTCATTCCAGAAAAAAATGCTGTTGTTTCCAAAACAGATTCTTTGATATCATATACCATGTTGATTAAAAGAAATAGTGAAAAAGTTAATTATTTTGAAAATTTAGTGATTCAAATAAATTCAAAAAACCAATATTCTGCAAATATAATAAGGTATTATCCTAAAAGTTTTGAAATAAATAAAGATCACAACTCCTTTTCATTAATCGCTGACAAACAACTAGTACCCCTTAATCAAGAGGCTGGAAAAAAAATAAAAAATTCGATGCGCTCAGATAATCAAACCTGTATATCCGTTAGTTATTCTGTTTGTAATCAAGGTGGCAAAGACCACATTGCAGGAGAAAACTGCACAAAAATTTACAGGGATGTAAGTAACACCGTTTGCTTTGAAACTGAAACAGGAGGAGGAGATTATGGTGGTATATGGGGTTGGAATTATTCTAACGGTATAACATTTCCCGGTTCCGGAGATGGTCTTGAACATGGTGATAATCCATTTACAATTACAACTGCCCCTATTGATCCAAGATTAGATATTGGAATAGAAGGTTCTATAATATATGACGAAAGTTACGATGCTTTCTTTTCTCAAATTTTTTATAATAATTTAGGGGAGTTAAAAACATGGGCTGATCAAAATCGAGATCTTTACAATATAATTCTTAACAATGTTATAAATGATCAGTGGTCCGCTAAAAGTTTAAAATTCGCTAATTTTGCAATAAAATTTTTAAATGATAACTCTGAGGTAACGTGGGAGCAATTCGAAAACTGGTTTATGGGAACACCAGAAGGACAAGATGGCGAGTATGACGCAGCTTTTTGGGAGAATCCTAACTTGACATTTCAGCAACAGAGTTTACCAAGTTACAATAATTATGTAAATAATATGGCTCGTTTTGCTGATGGTACTCTTATGAAAGGAGCTGATAATATTTATACACTAGTTGGTGGTAAAGTCCTTGAAGCAAGATTAAAAGACAAAGATGGAACAGAAAACACTTGTGCTTTAAAAGTTTCTATAGCTCTTGTCAGGTCCGATATTGTTATTCCAAATTTGCCAGGTATTACACTTGAAGGCAGTGACGAGTTTTCTGGTAAATTCTTTTTCCTAAATGCCAAAGAACTTAATGCTTGGATGCGTAAAACCTTTGGCACAAATACTGGAATAGGAAACACACCTATAAATGACAAACACCTTTCTTATAACGCAGCTGATGGAGGACAAAACGGTGAAGATTTTCCAAATAAATTAAAAAACATACGCGGTATATATTCCATGATAACTACTGAAGATTACGATAAAAAAGGGGCTTCTGGCCATGCCGATCTTCTATTTACCAATATTGCAGGTTTCGGCACATGTGTATTTGATTGCTTTTTTAATTTACCAATACAAAGAATAGACTTATGGATATTAAATTAA
- a CDS encoding patatin-like phospholipase family protein, which yields MDLKTKSIGLVLSGGGSKGLAHAGVIKFLEEQDIKPSQIAGTSAGSIVGALYAWGKTPEEILEFFKSIYLFHWKHLTFKKAGLIDSESFRVYFESIFKDATLGDMKIPVQITATDMVRGKLKIFGPSTKIVDAILASSAFPGILSPYEIDGNIYSDGGILNHFPTDVLQGQCETIIGIYVSPIQKIEAKDLRSIKAVTTRAFDILSANSNIHKFNMCDWVIEPKDLCLYSTFETSKIKMDQVFNIGYQAAKKSFEKLSL from the coding sequence ATGGATCTTAAAACAAAATCAATAGGACTTGTTCTTTCTGGAGGAGGTTCAAAAGGTTTAGCGCATGCAGGCGTGATTAAATTTCTAGAAGAGCAAGATATAAAACCCAGCCAAATAGCAGGTACTAGTGCGGGCTCTATTGTAGGCGCTCTTTATGCTTGGGGTAAAACCCCCGAAGAAATTTTAGAGTTTTTTAAATCTATTTACCTTTTCCATTGGAAACACTTAACTTTTAAAAAAGCGGGATTGATAGACTCAGAGTCGTTTAGAGTTTATTTTGAATCTATTTTTAAAGATGCCACATTAGGTGATATGAAAATTCCAGTACAAATTACAGCCACAGATATGGTACGAGGCAAACTCAAAATTTTTGGACCGAGTACAAAGATTGTAGATGCCATATTAGCCTCATCAGCATTTCCTGGTATTTTATCCCCATATGAAATTGATGGTAATATTTACAGTGATGGCGGCATTCTCAACCATTTCCCTACAGATGTTTTACAAGGACAATGTGAAACCATTATTGGAATTTATGTGAGTCCCATTCAAAAAATTGAAGCTAAGGATTTACGTTCTATCAAAGCAGTAACTACACGCGCCTTTGACATTCTTTCGGCTAACTCAAACATTCATAAATTTAATATGTGTGATTGGGTAATTGAACCTAAGGATTTATGTCTTTACAGCACCTTTGAAACTAGTAAAATTAAGATGGACCAAGTATTTAATATTGGCTACCAAGCTGCAAAAAAATCCTTTGAAAAACTTAGTTTATAA
- the truB gene encoding tRNA pseudouridine(55) synthase TruB — MKTADEYLEGQILLIDKPLHFTSFQAVNKLKYALINKVGLPKKFKIGHAGTLDPLASGLLLVCTGKFTKRITELQGQAKEYTGTFYIGATTPSYDLETEIDQTFPTAHVNEELIHETVKQFLGEIDQVPPIFSAIKKDGVRLYEHARAGESIEIASRKTTIHEFEITRIALPEIDFRVVCSKGTYIRSLAFDFGKAMQSGSHLTVLRRTKIGDYDVKNGINVLDFEESLTSNIP, encoded by the coding sequence TTGAAAACAGCTGATGAATACCTAGAAGGTCAAATTTTATTGATTGACAAACCTTTGCATTTTACTTCTTTTCAAGCGGTAAATAAGCTTAAATATGCTTTGATTAATAAAGTAGGTTTGCCAAAAAAATTCAAAATTGGCCATGCCGGAACCTTAGATCCATTAGCAAGTGGTTTATTATTAGTTTGTACCGGAAAATTCACCAAACGAATTACAGAACTTCAAGGTCAAGCCAAAGAATACACAGGAACTTTTTACATAGGGGCCACAACGCCATCCTATGATTTAGAAACAGAAATTGACCAAACCTTCCCTACTGCACATGTCAACGAAGAATTAATTCACGAAACAGTAAAACAATTTCTTGGCGAAATTGATCAAGTACCTCCTATTTTTTCGGCAATAAAAAAAGATGGTGTACGCTTATATGAGCATGCACGTGCCGGAGAAAGCATTGAAATTGCAAGCCGTAAAACTACCATACACGAGTTTGAAATTACTCGAATTGCCCTTCCTGAAATAGATTTTAGAGTAGTTTGTAGCAAGGGAACTTATATTCGTTCTTTAGCGTTTGATTTTGGAAAAGCCATGCAATCTGGCTCTCACTTAACGGTTTTAAGACGCACAAAAATAGGCGATTATGATGTGAAAAACGGCATTAACGTTCTTGATTTTGAAGAAAGTCTTACCTCAAACATCCCTTAA
- a CDS encoding thioredoxin family protein gives MKIPVAKALFNSLSYAEYRKKITDLLLEKKSTGLTQSIDLTHYSELNETRMKRLDKTIVLTERTIQELQALQEEYIWLVISEGWCGDAAQLLPIYHKMAEATDKIDLKIVLRDENLEFMDCFLTNKARSIPILVIIKKETGGVLGHWGPRPQAATNLVLEYKKEFGVIDETLKTNLQLWYHHDKGLSTQNELINLMRELDKSIF, from the coding sequence ATGAAAATCCCTGTAGCTAAAGCCTTGTTTAACAGTCTTTCTTATGCCGAATATAGAAAAAAGATTACCGATTTATTATTAGAAAAAAAGTCTACTGGACTCACGCAGTCTATTGATTTAACACATTATAGCGAACTTAATGAGACTCGAATGAAACGCCTTGATAAAACCATTGTACTTACTGAAAGGACCATTCAAGAGCTACAAGCATTACAAGAGGAGTACATTTGGTTAGTGATCTCTGAGGGTTGGTGTGGTGATGCTGCTCAACTTTTACCCATATATCATAAAATGGCCGAAGCAACGGACAAGATTGATTTAAAAATTGTACTTAGAGATGAAAACCTAGAGTTTATGGATTGTTTCTTAACAAATAAAGCACGTTCCATACCAATTCTAGTAATTATCAAAAAAGAAACGGGTGGAGTTTTAGGACATTGGGGACCAAGACCACAAGCAGCAACCAACTTAGTTTTAGAGTACAAAAAAGAGTTTGGCGTAATTGATGAAACCCTAAAAACAAATTTACAACTCTGGTACCACCACGATAAGGGACTATCTACTCAAAATGAATTGATAAATTTAATGCGCGAACTGGATAAAAGTATTTTTTAG
- a CDS encoding ABC transporter permease yields MSSSFDNFQKRRLISSYFSVVLSVFLVLFLLGILGLFIINSKKLANDFKENIAMTVFFKNEANDTIVKQFGTQLKGSPFVKTYKYVTKEAAAKEHTDIIGEDFMTFLGENPLQNSYDIHLKGDYVVKDSIAKIESGLRKNAMISDIVYDKQLVNLVNDNIKKVSMWILIVSSFLAVIAVLLINSSLRLSIHSNRFIIKTMQMVGATKSFIRKPFVMRSIKLGIIGAALAVLALIGVLIYVETSFPNLGILEDKGLIALVLVAVLGFGVLITWLSTYFATQRFLNLRTDDLY; encoded by the coding sequence ATGAGTTCTTCATTTGATAATTTTCAAAAACGCCGTTTAATTTCCTCTTATTTTTCAGTAGTATTAAGTGTATTTTTAGTCTTATTTCTGCTAGGAATCTTAGGATTATTTATCATTAATTCAAAAAAATTAGCCAATGATTTTAAAGAAAACATTGCTATGACTGTCTTCTTTAAGAATGAAGCTAATGATACTATTGTAAAACAATTTGGCACGCAATTAAAAGGGAGCCCTTTTGTAAAAACGTATAAATATGTAACTAAGGAAGCCGCTGCAAAAGAACATACTGATATTATAGGTGAAGATTTTATGACTTTCTTAGGCGAAAATCCATTACAAAACTCCTATGATATTCATTTAAAAGGAGATTATGTAGTAAAAGACAGCATCGCAAAAATAGAATCTGGTCTTAGGAAAAATGCTATGATATCTGACATTGTATATGACAAGCAACTTGTTAATTTAGTGAATGACAATATCAAAAAAGTAAGTATGTGGATCTTGATAGTAAGTAGTTTTCTTGCTGTTATTGCCGTTTTATTAATTAACAGCTCTTTGCGTTTATCCATACATTCGAACCGCTTCATAATTAAAACGATGCAAATGGTGGGTGCAACAAAATCTTTCATCCGTAAACCATTTGTAATGCGCAGTATTAAACTGGGTATCATAGGTGCGGCACTTGCTGTACTGGCTTTGATAGGTGTTTTGATTTATGTAGAAACCAGTTTTCCTAACTTAGGAATTCTAGAAGACAAAGGGCTTATTGCACTGGTACTAGTAGCGGTATTAGGCTTTGGAGTTTTAATTACTTGGTTGAGTACTTATTTTGCTACACAACGATTTTTAAATTTAAGAACTGACGATCTTTATTAG
- a CDS encoding DUF3098 domain-containing protein codes for MEDKDKKNEFLFEKVNYKILLIGLGVIALGFILMSGGGSEDPTVFNEEVFNFRRIRLAPTTVLIGFGITIYAILKNPKKA; via the coding sequence ATGGAAGATAAAGATAAAAAAAATGAATTTTTGTTTGAGAAAGTAAACTACAAAATTCTATTAATTGGACTTGGAGTTATTGCTTTAGGCTTTATCCTTATGTCAGGTGGAGGAAGTGAAGATCCAACAGTTTTTAATGAAGAAGTATTCAATTTTAGAAGAATTAGACTAGCGCCAACAACCGTTTTAATAGGTTTTGGGATAACCATTTACGCTATTTTAAAAAATCCAAAAAAAGCATAA
- a CDS encoding undecaprenyl-diphosphate phosphatase, giving the protein MNTLQAFLIAIIEGLTEYLPVSSTAHMVFLSSYFGIQEDDFVKLFQVSIQFGAILAVVALYWKKFFDFSKVSFYLKLICAVIPALVLGKLFDDKIEAVLGNPIPIAIVLILGGVVLLFIDSRFQNPTVLKEEDISIKKAVTIGFWQCLAMMPGTSRSAASIIGGMQQGLSRHAAAEFSFFLAVPTMMAVTCYSVFLKTYESSQMKGYELILKSDQNIQLFLIGNVVAFIVAVIAIKFFIEIIKKYGFKPWGWYRIIVGVFLLIYFSYLK; this is encoded by the coding sequence ATGAATACATTACAAGCTTTTTTGATAGCTATTATTGAGGGATTGACTGAATATCTTCCGGTATCATCTACCGCGCATATGGTTTTTTTGAGTTCTTATTTTGGCATACAAGAAGACGATTTTGTGAAACTGTTTCAAGTTTCTATACAATTTGGAGCCATATTGGCTGTAGTAGCATTGTATTGGAAAAAATTCTTTGATTTTTCTAAAGTTAGTTTTTACCTCAAACTTATTTGCGCCGTAATACCTGCGCTTGTCTTGGGGAAACTATTTGATGATAAAATAGAAGCAGTTCTTGGAAATCCTATACCAATTGCGATTGTTCTTATTTTAGGCGGTGTTGTTTTACTATTTATTGACAGTCGTTTTCAAAACCCAACGGTTTTAAAAGAAGAGGATATTTCTATAAAAAAAGCAGTAACCATAGGTTTCTGGCAATGCTTGGCAATGATGCCAGGAACTAGCAGATCTGCCGCATCAATTATAGGTGGAATGCAGCAAGGTTTATCCCGTCATGCTGCTGCAGAATTTTCTTTTTTTCTAGCGGTTCCTACTATGATGGCAGTGACCTGTTATTCTGTGTTTTTAAAAACGTATGAAAGTTCACAAATGAAAGGCTACGAACTCATTTTGAAATCAGATCAAAACATTCAGCTCTTCTTAATTGGTAATGTGGTAGCCTTTATTGTTGCTGTAATTGCCATAAAGTTTTTTATTGAAATCATAAAAAAATATGGATTTAAGCCATGGGGCTGGTACCGTATTATTGTGGGTGTGTTTTTATTAATTTACTTTTCGTATTTAAAATAA
- the frr gene encoding ribosome recycling factor — MTEEIDFILDSTQESMIGSIAHLEKEFLNIRAGKASPAMLGSVFVDYYGSATPLSQVSKISVPDARTITLQPFEKNMLHPIEKAIMIANLGFNPMNNGDVVIISVPPLTEDRRRDLAKQAKSEAEDAKIGIRNARKDANTEIKKLEKDGTSEDICKSAEEEVQNLTNSFIKKIDELLVVKEAEIMKV; from the coding sequence ATGACTGAAGAAATTGATTTTATATTAGATAGTACACAAGAATCCATGATAGGATCTATTGCTCATTTAGAAAAAGAATTCTTAAACATTCGTGCCGGAAAAGCATCTCCTGCTATGTTAGGAAGTGTTTTTGTGGATTATTACGGATCAGCAACACCATTATCTCAAGTATCAAAAATCAGTGTTCCTGATGCTAGAACCATCACGTTACAACCGTTTGAAAAAAACATGTTACACCCTATTGAAAAAGCAATTATGATTGCTAATCTTGGGTTTAACCCAATGAATAATGGGGATGTAGTAATTATTAGCGTTCCTCCCTTAACAGAAGATCGTCGTAGAGATTTAGCCAAACAAGCAAAATCAGAGGCCGAGGATGCAAAAATAGGAATTCGTAATGCACGTAAAGATGCCAATACCGAAATCAAAAAATTAGAAAAAGATGGCACCTCAGAAGACATTTGTAAAAGTGCCGAAGAAGAGGTTCAAAACTTAACCAACAGTTTTATCAAAAAAATTGATGAACTTTTAGTGGTAAAAGAAGCCGAAATTATGAAGGTGTAA
- a CDS encoding YbjQ family protein: protein MILTTTNSVEDYKILEYNGIVSGTAINMQKMGLTFSMQKYYDGISESIAEVREKAFANLKINAEKMNANAVVGIQVDVELKSGEGLITVMITGTAVSVVKR from the coding sequence ATGATTTTAACAACAACTAATTCTGTAGAAGATTACAAAATATTAGAGTATAACGGCATAGTGTCTGGAACAGCCATCAACATGCAAAAAATGGGTCTAACTTTTAGCATGCAAAAATATTATGACGGAATCAGTGAAAGTATAGCAGAAGTAAGAGAGAAGGCATTTGCCAACCTAAAAATAAATGCCGAAAAAATGAACGCTAATGCAGTGGTAGGAATTCAAGTGGATGTGGAGCTCAAAAGCGGAGAAGGATTAATCACTGTAATGATAACGGGAACAGCAGTGAGTGTTGTGAAAAGATAG